The Scyliorhinus torazame isolate Kashiwa2021f chromosome 10, sScyTor2.1, whole genome shotgun sequence genome contains a region encoding:
- the c10h11orf96 gene encoding LOW QUALITY PROTEIN: uncharacterized protein C11orf96 homolog (The sequence of the model RefSeq protein was modified relative to this genomic sequence to represent the inferred CDS: deleted 1 base in 1 codon), whose protein sequence is MAVSKQGEVVGICTSYQAVMPSYAGIAEEFPQSLRRQLQKSKLKQRRPREARFKTQPVTFDEIQEVEEEGVSALEEEKAKKSFLQSLECLRRSAQNARVHKSNLSNCKLRYSLDSSDSDSAH, encoded by the exons ATGGCTGTCTCCAAACAGGGCGAGGTGGTGGGGATCTGCACCAGCTACCAGGCGGTGATGCCCAGCTACGCCGGGATTGCGGAGGAATTTCCGCAGTCGCTGCGCCGCCAGCTGCAGAAGAGCAAACTGAAGCAGCGGCGA CCCCGGGAGGCCAGGTTCAAGACCCAGCCCGTCACCTTCGACgagatccaggaggtggaggaggaaggggTCTCGGCCCTGGAGGAGGAGAAAGCCAAGAAATCCTTCCTGCAGTCGCTGGAGTGCCTCCGGAGGAGCGCCCAGAACGCCAGGGTGCACAAGTCAAATCTGAGCAACTGCAAACTGAGATACAGCCTGGATTCCAGTGACTCGGATTCCGCCCATTGA